One genomic region from Halomicrobium zhouii encodes:
- a CDS encoding DUF4382 domain-containing protein, with amino-acid sequence MRVTTLRTVAVVAVVVLAGCSGVVSQGDQATPTAPSSADASTANQGYSVSVVSQTSGSDDGVDFYVSDEENAIDDFAHLNVTITRVGFQRASDGDNESDGGWVERDVDNRSVDLTRLKGANATRLTTVDAPNGSYDTVFAYVSDVNGTLTDGEQVRVKLPSEKLQIHKPFTVGDGESVDFVFDIAVHKAGNSGKYVLKPVVGESGTDVPMTSVDEDDDDERDGVLDVNFVGNVTRGGNATLEVTRNGSAVENATVTVDDEQAGTTDGDGRLTVAIPDADEVEITVEAGDAETELELDFEREADAEEDEESDETEEAEDTEETEETEDDEAEGEAGDDDETEETAEEDESEETAEDDDDGVDDDSDDEDSDDDGDDDATETTASGDS; translated from the coding sequence ATGCGAGTTACTACGTTGCGGACGGTGGCGGTCGTCGCCGTCGTCGTCCTCGCCGGGTGTTCCGGCGTCGTGAGCCAGGGCGACCAGGCGACTCCCACTGCCCCCTCTTCTGCCGACGCATCGACCGCGAACCAGGGTTACTCGGTCTCCGTCGTCTCACAGACGAGCGGATCCGACGACGGCGTCGACTTCTACGTCAGCGACGAGGAGAACGCCATCGACGACTTCGCCCACCTGAACGTGACCATCACCCGCGTCGGGTTCCAGCGGGCCTCCGACGGCGACAACGAGAGCGATGGCGGGTGGGTCGAGCGCGACGTGGACAACCGCTCGGTCGACCTAACCCGGCTCAAGGGCGCCAACGCGACGCGGCTCACCACCGTCGACGCCCCGAACGGGAGCTACGACACGGTGTTCGCCTACGTCAGCGACGTGAACGGCACCCTCACTGACGGCGAACAGGTCCGGGTCAAACTGCCCAGCGAGAAACTGCAGATCCACAAGCCCTTCACCGTCGGCGACGGCGAGTCGGTCGACTTCGTCTTCGACATCGCCGTGCACAAGGCAGGCAACAGCGGCAAGTACGTTCTCAAGCCAGTCGTGGGCGAGTCCGGCACCGACGTGCCGATGACGTCGGTCGACGAGGACGACGATGACGAACGGGATGGAGTCCTCGACGTGAACTTCGTCGGGAACGTCACCCGCGGCGGTAACGCGACGCTCGAAGTGACGCGGAACGGAAGCGCCGTCGAGAACGCGACGGTGACCGTCGACGACGAGCAGGCCGGGACGACCGACGGGGACGGCCGACTCACGGTCGCCATCCCCGACGCCGACGAGGTCGAGATAACGGTCGAAGCCGGCGACGCGGAGACGGAACTCGAACTCGACTTCGAGCGCGAGGCCGACGCGGAAGAAGACGAGGAATCGGACGAAACCGAAGAAGCCGAAGACACTGAAGAAACCGAAGAGACGGAGGACGACGAGGCCGAAGGCGAGGCCGGCGACGACGACGAGACCGAAGAGACGGCGGAGGAAGACGAGTCCGAAGAGACGGCGGAGGACGATGACGACGGCGTCGACGACGACTCCGACGATGAGGACTCCGACGACGACGGCGACGACGACGCGACGGAAACCACCGCGTCGGGCGACAGCTAG